A part of Gemmatimonas groenlandica genomic DNA contains:
- a CDS encoding formate--tetrahydrofolate ligase produces MTATPQFVPSDIEIAQQARLRTITAVAADLGLAPDDIDQYGRYKAKLPLALASQPPKGRLVLVTAISPTPAGEGKSTVSVGLSQAFRRLGHNAVLCMREPSLGPVFGVKGGAAGGGYAQVLPMDDINLHFTGDFHAIASAHSLLSAMLDNHLYHGNALGLDVKRITWPRTIDMNDRALRQAIIGVGAGNGVMREERWVIIPASEVMAIVALASDAEDLEQRLGNIIVGTTSGKERTPVRARDLQATGAMSLLLKDALRPNLVQTLEGGPAILHAGPFGNIAHGCNSLVATRAGLALADIVVTEAGFGSDLGAEKFFDIKCRAGGLNPEAAVLVATVRSLKMQGGLPKNMLDQEDLGALERGLPHLAHHITNVRQFGVPVVVAINRRLSDTDAELTMVADYAAKYGVRVALCDVWANGGAGGEALAHEVLALLDSKSAEFRPLYDTERPIREKIETIAAKVYGADGVDYSPAAEKSIAWLEQHGMGNTPVCMAKTQYSLSDDASKLGVPTNFRMTVQEVSGSAGAGFVVAKCGDIMTMPGLSKSPAAERMKVRPDGTIEGLS; encoded by the coding sequence ATGACCGCCACACCGCAGTTCGTCCCGTCGGATATCGAGATCGCGCAGCAGGCGCGCCTACGCACGATCACTGCGGTGGCGGCCGACCTCGGCCTGGCCCCCGACGACATCGACCAATACGGACGCTACAAGGCCAAGCTACCGCTCGCCCTGGCTTCGCAACCGCCCAAGGGTCGTCTCGTGCTGGTGACCGCCATCAGCCCCACACCGGCCGGTGAAGGCAAGAGCACCGTGAGTGTTGGACTGAGCCAGGCCTTCCGTCGCCTCGGGCACAACGCCGTGCTCTGCATGCGCGAACCCAGCCTCGGTCCGGTGTTCGGCGTGAAGGGCGGCGCGGCGGGCGGCGGCTACGCGCAGGTGCTGCCCATGGACGACATCAACCTGCACTTCACCGGTGACTTCCACGCCATCGCCAGCGCGCACAGTCTGCTCTCGGCAATGCTCGACAACCACCTGTACCACGGCAATGCGCTGGGCCTCGACGTCAAACGCATCACGTGGCCGCGCACGATCGACATGAATGACCGCGCGCTGCGGCAGGCGATTATCGGCGTGGGTGCCGGAAACGGGGTGATGCGCGAGGAGCGGTGGGTGATCATCCCCGCCAGTGAAGTCATGGCCATCGTGGCGCTGGCCTCCGATGCGGAAGACCTCGAGCAGCGCCTCGGCAACATCATCGTGGGCACCACCAGCGGGAAGGAACGCACCCCCGTTCGCGCGCGCGATTTGCAGGCGACCGGCGCGATGTCATTGCTGCTGAAAGACGCGCTGCGCCCGAATCTCGTGCAGACACTCGAAGGCGGTCCGGCCATTCTGCACGCCGGTCCGTTCGGTAACATCGCCCACGGCTGCAACAGCCTGGTGGCTACGCGCGCCGGTCTGGCTCTCGCTGATATCGTGGTCACCGAGGCGGGCTTCGGCTCTGACCTGGGCGCTGAAAAGTTCTTCGACATCAAGTGCCGCGCTGGCGGGCTCAATCCCGAAGCGGCGGTGCTGGTGGCGACCGTGCGTTCACTCAAGATGCAGGGTGGCCTTCCCAAGAACATGCTCGATCAGGAGGATCTTGGCGCGCTCGAGCGCGGGCTGCCGCATCTCGCGCACCACATCACGAACGTGCGGCAGTTCGGCGTGCCGGTGGTGGTCGCGATCAATCGCCGGTTGTCGGATACCGATGCCGAGTTGACGATGGTGGCCGACTACGCCGCGAAGTACGGCGTGCGAGTGGCACTCTGCGACGTGTGGGCGAATGGCGGAGCCGGCGGCGAAGCGTTGGCCCACGAAGTGCTGGCGCTGCTGGACTCAAAGTCGGCCGAGTTCCGGCCACTCTACGACACGGAACGCCCGATCCGCGAGAAGATCGAAACGATCGCCGCCAAGGTGTACGGCGCCGACGGTGTCGACTACTCGCCGGCAGCGGAGAAGTCGATCGCATGGCTGGAGCAGCACGGCATGGGCAACACGCCCGTGTGCATGGCCAAAACGCAGTACTCGCTCTCGGACGATGCGTCGAAGCTTGGTGTGCCAACCAACTTCCGCATGACCGTGCAGGAAGTAAGCGGATCGGCCGGTGCGGGCTTCGTGGTAGCCAAATGCGGCGACATCATGACGATGCCGGGCTTGTCGAAATCACCGGCCGCCGAGCGCATGAAGGTGCGCCCGGATGGCACGATCGAGGGGCTGTCGTAG
- a CDS encoding NAD(P)-dependent oxidoreductase → MIVSVFGASGRTGHAFIASATDAGMSLRLHYRAKPSDQVPTSSTVVVGSLNDPTAVREVLRGADAAVVLFGPHHDARIPFCAAATKNIIAAMRTQAQERVLVVTGAMTGGMPSNVSLFMRFMRKIVQRSAHDGMVEDRNEQERLVRNSKLAGWTLIKPPRLTDDAATDVVEIGPELSVGMRSSISRASLAGALVREIQEPRFAQQAVYAANR, encoded by the coding sequence ATGATCGTTTCTGTATTCGGCGCTTCCGGGCGGACGGGTCACGCGTTTATTGCCAGCGCGACCGACGCCGGGATGTCGTTGCGGTTGCACTATCGGGCCAAGCCCTCCGACCAGGTGCCGACGTCGTCCACCGTCGTGGTGGGATCACTCAATGATCCCACGGCCGTGCGTGAAGTGCTGCGCGGCGCGGACGCTGCCGTTGTTCTCTTCGGTCCGCACCACGACGCGCGTATTCCGTTCTGTGCGGCTGCGACCAAGAACATCATCGCCGCCATGCGCACGCAGGCGCAGGAGCGGGTGCTGGTGGTCACCGGTGCGATGACGGGAGGCATGCCGTCCAACGTGTCGCTGTTCATGCGATTCATGCGCAAGATCGTACAGCGGTCGGCGCACGACGGCATGGTAGAAGATCGCAACGAGCAGGAACGCCTGGTGCGGAACAGCAAGCTGGCCGGTTGGACGCTCATCAAGCCGCCGCGTCTCACGGACGATGCCGCCACCGACGTCGTGGAGATCGGGCCCGAGCTGTCGGTCGGTATGCGCAGCAGTATTTCCCGCGCATCGCTGGCCGGCGCGCTGGTGCGTGAAATTCAGGAGCCGCGATTCGCGCAACAGGCGGTGTACGCCGCCAATCGCTGA
- a CDS encoding cupin domain-containing protein → MEKFLNPMFLFDTMFVFGFGILCCLYALWDLRKENRLAEARKASLLAMPVVVPPLSSDHLMSEQLPQGVRKQNWDDLPIEELTPLIGRRLIYSEKMMLAHVYLKKGAIVPAHDHINEQFTYVLSGTLRFWLGEHADAPGDTFTDVGAGDVLVIPSNVRHRAEALEDTLDVDIFNPPRQDWIDKTDDYLRGTR, encoded by the coding sequence GTGGAGAAGTTTCTCAACCCGATGTTCCTGTTCGACACGATGTTCGTGTTCGGGTTCGGGATTCTGTGCTGTCTGTACGCGCTGTGGGATCTGCGTAAGGAGAATCGGCTCGCCGAGGCGCGAAAAGCGTCACTTCTCGCGATGCCCGTTGTCGTTCCACCACTTTCTTCCGACCATCTTATGTCCGAGCAACTTCCGCAGGGCGTCCGCAAGCAGAACTGGGATGACCTCCCCATCGAGGAGCTCACGCCGCTCATCGGTCGCCGCCTGATCTACAGCGAGAAGATGATGCTCGCGCACGTGTACCTGAAGAAGGGTGCCATCGTGCCGGCGCACGATCACATCAACGAACAGTTCACCTACGTGCTGTCGGGAACGCTGCGCTTCTGGCTCGGCGAACACGCCGATGCGCCGGGCGATACGTTCACCGATGTCGGTGCCGGCGATGTGTTGGTGATCCCGAGCAACGTACGGCATCGTGCCGAAGCGCTCGAGGATACGCTCGACGTCGACATCTTCAATCCGCCGCGGCAGGACTGGATCGACAAGACCGACGATTACCTCCGCGGGACACGCTGA